Genomic window (Helianthus annuus cultivar XRQ/B chromosome 3, HanXRQr2.0-SUNRISE, whole genome shotgun sequence):
GATCGCCTTCCGACTGCTGATGCATTATCTCGGAGGAATATTCATGTCGAAACACCTTACTGCCGCATTTGTGATACAAACATGGAGTCGGTTGATCATTTGTTCACGGGTTGCCCGGTTTCTATGGAGGTTTGGCAGGTGGTTTTTGCGTGGTGTCGGGTTCCAAATCTTTTTGCTTTCCATGTGCTGGATCTTTTAAATTATTACAAGATAGAAATAACTAATGTTCGAGCAAAGAAGGCGTTTTATGGGGTTGTGTTAACAACCTTTTGGAGCTTATGGAAAGCGAGAAACGATCTCATTCATAATCAAAAGGCGGTTGTGGTTCGGAATGTTTTTGAGGAGATCAAGATTATGAGTTACCTGTGGATTACAAA
Coding sequences:
- the LOC110932375 gene encoding uncharacterized protein LOC110932375 produces the protein MLLLLSAVSTTYGADSWTAKFIGSGCFKVSSVKKLIIEATCVIPEASYEWCNWVPRKVGIVAWRAFLDRLPTADALSRRNIHVETPYCRICDTNMESVDHLFTGCPVSMEVWQVVFAWCRVPNLFAFHVLDLLNYYKIEITNVRAKKAFYGVVLTTFWSLWKARNDLIHNQKAVVVRNVFEEIKIMSYLWITNRGKMSDMTWDSWGRFDIRWDSVRVGFVVLSGYWFVGLFFTSIVVLGLCVLASC